Proteins from one Candidatus Binatota bacterium genomic window:
- a CDS encoding YncE family protein, with translation MGLSVAILLPLAMVFGCPVPVDAADSKPAGVEFSVHNLDSKAGQAIRAGGDLLVKFRLSDPDSGFGLSQLHPAAWLSPREKGAPAPSQQECENLIRGMGQFGVTHADDDLNGYYILTLNADNSVSILNPMVSLNTSNQKAHILLDGEAHAWDFDPNTALAWVTLPDDNKVAVVDVKGRRVAAYLAVGNAPRSIEVQPDGRFVWVGNDDSGTVSVLAPSGQGQLRSIEVGRGPIDFAFDEQGRYVIVSAGGAGRVSVIDTGSMKVVSSLEVGEGSLQVAWAELAGAFYLLNPSRNTVTVAYPREGRAAVEIDVAEGATTIEADPQGRWVFVINPEARAVDIIDTAAARLSRRVALEEKPSHVLFSSIFAYVYHADSSNLSLVKLSALADAEAAPVLIIPMGVERPEGRMVRPGLLPMDILPDEGGAVVANPVEKVIYFYTDGMMSPMGSFKTWASNPLGVILYDRSLRERGNSGVYETVTRLDEPGVYDVPFVLGSPRVVTCFEFEVAGEPGHGEAVKPLFRGLFVGEDLAPGDEVTLRYQVVDGRDGRPLTGLDDLRLITFRAGENWSARSWTKEVEDGVYEAGVTFPRGGRYLVQVEARSLGIGFGDAGRDYADVSQGATR, from the coding sequence GTGGGATTGTCGGTGGCGATCCTGTTGCCGCTGGCGATGGTTTTCGGCTGCCCGGTGCCGGTGGATGCCGCGGATTCCAAGCCTGCGGGCGTTGAATTCTCGGTACACAACCTGGATTCCAAGGCGGGTCAGGCAATCAGGGCGGGCGGGGACCTTCTGGTCAAGTTCAGACTGTCTGATCCCGATTCTGGCTTCGGACTGTCGCAGTTGCACCCGGCTGCCTGGCTCAGCCCGCGCGAGAAGGGCGCTCCCGCGCCGTCGCAGCAGGAGTGCGAAAACCTGATACGCGGCATGGGGCAGTTCGGTGTCACGCACGCCGACGACGATCTCAACGGTTACTACATCCTCACCCTCAACGCTGACAATTCAGTCTCTATTCTCAACCCCATGGTCAGCCTGAACACTTCCAACCAGAAGGCCCACATTCTCCTGGACGGCGAGGCGCACGCATGGGATTTTGACCCCAACACGGCGCTGGCCTGGGTGACCTTGCCCGACGATAACAAGGTGGCCGTTGTTGACGTCAAGGGCCGACGAGTCGCTGCCTACCTGGCAGTGGGCAACGCGCCGCGGTCGATAGAAGTACAACCCGACGGTCGTTTTGTGTGGGTGGGCAACGACGATTCGGGTACCGTCAGCGTGTTGGCCCCAAGCGGCCAAGGACAACTTCGTTCGATCGAAGTGGGGCGAGGCCCGATAGATTTTGCCTTCGACGAACAGGGGCGCTACGTGATCGTGTCAGCGGGGGGTGCCGGCCGCGTGTCGGTGATCGATACGGGGAGCATGAAAGTCGTATCTTCTCTCGAAGTGGGCGAAGGCTCACTTCAGGTCGCCTGGGCAGAACTGGCCGGCGCTTTTTACCTGCTCAACCCTTCGCGCAACACGGTTACGGTCGCTTACCCCCGCGAGGGCCGGGCTGCCGTGGAGATCGATGTCGCCGAGGGCGCCACGACGATTGAAGCCGATCCGCAGGGACGCTGGGTATTCGTGATCAACCCCGAGGCGCGCGCGGTTGACATCATCGATACCGCAGCTGCGAGGCTGTCGCGCAGGGTAGCGCTCGAGGAAAAACCCAGCCACGTTCTTTTCAGCTCGATCTTCGCCTACGTCTACCACGCCGACAGTTCCAACCTGTCGCTGGTAAAGCTCTCTGCGCTTGCGGATGCTGAAGCTGCACCGGTGCTGATCATCCCCATGGGAGTTGAGCGACCCGAGGGAAGAATGGTGCGCCCGGGCCTGTTGCCCATGGACATTCTGCCCGATGAGGGCGGCGCCGTGGTGGCCAACCCGGTCGAGAAGGTCATCTATTTTTACACCGACGGAATGATGTCTCCGATGGGTTCGTTCAAGACATGGGCGTCGAACCCGCTGGGCGTGATTCTCTACGACCGCTCGCTGCGGGAGCGCGGCAACTCGGGCGTCTACGAGACGGTTACCCGCCTGGACGAACCCGGGGTGTACGATGTTCCCTTCGTGCTGGGCAGCCCACGGGTAGTGACCTGTTTTGAGTTCGAGGTCGCGGGAGAGCCCGGGCACGGGGAAGCCGTGAAGCCGTTGTTCCGCGGACTGTTCGTGGGCGAGGATCTCGCCCCGGGTGACGAGGTGACCCTGCGCTACCAGGTGGTCGACGGTCGCGATGGCCGTCCCCTGACCGGTCTCGACGACCTGAGATTGATAACCTTTCGCGCGGGCGAGAACTGGAGCGCGAGGTCCTGGACCAAGGAAGTAGAAGACGGCGTGTACGAGGCGGGTGTCACCTTTCCGCGCGGCGGCCGTTACCTGGTGCAGGTGGAGGCACGCTCGCTGGGCATCGGTTTCGGCGATGCTGGAAGGGACTACGCCGACGTGTCGCAGGGAGCGACGAGATGA
- a CDS encoding SCO family protein, whose translation MKQGLLTVLLSAAMLACPFLMRAATAAGVSAGGNDAGDVRLIDVPLLDQDGKRMMLVSDLVGEKIVVMNFIFTTCPSVCPMQSAIFAGLQKELGDRLGNEVKLLSLSIDPVTDVPARLAETAARYGAREGWTWLTGEKADVDRALVGLGAYSSEVESHPAMILVGDGSTGDWTRFYGFPRPVDVLARVDALVAARIAGPGAVAAEPAEENQR comes from the coding sequence ATGAAACAAGGCTTGCTCACAGTGCTGCTATCGGCAGCGATGCTTGCTTGCCCGTTCTTGATGCGGGCGGCAACGGCCGCGGGCGTGAGCGCGGGGGGAAACGACGCTGGCGACGTCAGGCTTATCGACGTGCCGCTGCTCGACCAGGATGGCAAGCGCATGATGCTGGTCAGTGACCTGGTCGGGGAGAAGATCGTGGTAATGAACTTCATTTTTACTACCTGCCCGTCGGTGTGCCCCATGCAGTCTGCAATTTTTGCAGGCCTGCAGAAGGAGCTGGGTGATCGCCTGGGCAACGAGGTCAAGCTGTTGAGCCTGAGCATAGACCCGGTCACCGATGTGCCTGCGAGGCTGGCGGAAACCGCCGCTCGCTACGGGGCGCGAGAGGGCTGGACCTGGCTCACGGGCGAGAAGGCCGACGTCGACAGGGCCCTGGTCGGCCTGGGTGCGTACTCGAGCGAGGTTGAATCGCACCCGGCGATGATCCTGGTGGGAGACGGCAGCACGGGCGATTGGACACGCTTCTATGGTTTTCCGCGTCCGGTAGACGTGCTGGCCCGAGTGGACGCGCTCGTCGCGGCACGGATCGCGGGGCCGGGAGCGGTTGCCGCGGAGCCGGCAGAAGAAAACCAGCGATGA
- a CDS encoding SCO family protein, with protein sequence MKCSSSKTSTISFATVSVTALVCFLLLGVTRSAAAAAAETQATTTPVSVTAARDGDEAARSWFTESILLDQRGRELKFYSDVLKDQVVVVNFIFTRCPGTCPVQTAKMSELYKELGGEMGRTVRFVSISVDPDNDTPAKLLEFADRYKAGDGWFFLTGEQKSLDQVTRRLGAHNSLAEAHSPLFLLGNVSREHWVKMRPSASVATLAGEVRKLLAVDKEDG encoded by the coding sequence ATGAAATGCTCGAGCTCTAAAACTTCGACGATTAGTTTCGCAACGGTGAGCGTGACGGCCCTGGTGTGCTTTCTGCTGCTCGGTGTAACCCGTTCCGCCGCGGCCGCCGCCGCCGAGACTCAAGCTACTACCACCCCCGTTTCTGTCACTGCCGCCCGCGACGGAGACGAGGCCGCGCGAAGCTGGTTCACCGAATCCATCTTGCTTGACCAACGCGGTCGAGAGCTGAAGTTCTACAGCGATGTTCTCAAGGACCAGGTAGTGGTCGTCAACTTCATCTTTACCCGTTGCCCCGGCACTTGCCCGGTGCAGACGGCCAAGATGTCGGAACTCTACAAGGAACTCGGTGGAGAAATGGGGCGGACGGTGCGCTTCGTATCGATTTCGGTAGACCCCGACAACGACACACCGGCGAAGTTGCTTGAATTTGCAGACCGCTACAAGGCTGGTGACGGCTGGTTTTTTCTTACGGGTGAGCAAAAAAGTCTCGACCAGGTAACGCGCAGGCTCGGTGCTCACAATAGTCTTGCCGAGGCGCACTCGCCCTTGTTCCTGCTCGGAAATGTCAGCCGCGAACACTGGGTCAAAATGCGCCCGAGCGCTTCGGTGGCAACGCTGGCGGGTGAAGTACGAAAACTGCTCGCGGTCGATAAAGAAGATGGCTGA
- a CDS encoding c-type cytochrome, translated as MSAANTGSKCARALRWQRWRVKYENCSRSIKKMADRMTAALPARLLVVAALGGVLVALVADPAVAGWGEQEQRGKSVYEQGRATGQVKALLAGPGLEVDAAQFPCVNCHGHDGAGVIEGGVTTADIRPSRLAFAADATRDFGRQRPAYDNEALAMAIRSGLDPGGNSLHPAMPRYRINDDDLADLLAYMRHLGREPVAGVAEDAVRVAALLPSAGPLAAPAREVERVLAAFEEYTNEQGGAYGRRLLLELKHYDPSVDAGGVAAVDELLAGERPFCLLSSMGLGAAALATLEQAGVPLVAPLAVPASDGYGAARNTFFVFTSVADQARVLVDHLVAELPGLGGGAVLLHDSGPEGLAGKLGVESQLSGYDQTLSASIQLAAAGGVESVVAELVAAGTAGQRPSAVFFFADGERAAEFLRLAAAEDWHPLLLGPAERLSPGLAGLPPALLAGLRLVSPAGVPDLDAGRSREFLAVMEREGIAGSYRAFQISAWAGGLLLREGLRRSGRRLTTPRFMASLTGLRGFDTGLLAPLSFDENSRVGVAGATVLRFSTAGPGLSVARRWREPLAASAVVEPQL; from the coding sequence ATGTCAGCCGCGAACACTGGGTCAAAATGCGCCCGAGCGCTTCGGTGGCAACGCTGGCGGGTGAAGTACGAAAACTGCTCGCGGTCGATAAAGAAGATGGCTGACAGGATGACGGCGGCACTGCCAGCGCGGTTACTCGTCGTGGCGGCGCTGGGTGGGGTGCTGGTTGCCTTGGTTGCCGATCCGGCAGTGGCTGGCTGGGGCGAACAGGAGCAGCGCGGCAAGTCGGTTTACGAGCAGGGCAGGGCCACGGGCCAGGTGAAGGCACTGCTGGCGGGGCCGGGCCTCGAAGTCGATGCGGCCCAGTTTCCCTGCGTAAACTGTCACGGCCACGACGGCGCGGGTGTCATTGAAGGTGGCGTCACCACTGCCGACATCAGGCCGTCGCGCTTAGCGTTCGCGGCCGATGCCACCAGGGACTTCGGCAGGCAGCGGCCGGCCTACGACAACGAGGCGCTGGCAATGGCGATCAGGTCGGGTCTCGACCCAGGTGGCAACAGCCTTCACCCGGCCATGCCTCGCTACCGTATCAACGACGACGACTTGGCCGACCTGCTGGCCTACATGCGCCACCTGGGGCGAGAGCCTGTAGCAGGGGTAGCAGAAGATGCGGTGAGGGTCGCCGCGTTGCTGCCTTCCGCTGGACCGCTGGCCGCCCCCGCCCGCGAGGTTGAGCGTGTGCTCGCGGCCTTCGAAGAATACACCAACGAACAGGGCGGGGCCTACGGTCGGCGCTTGCTGCTGGAGCTCAAGCACTACGATCCGTCGGTGGATGCCGGTGGCGTTGCCGCGGTGGACGAGTTGCTGGCGGGCGAACGCCCGTTCTGCCTCTTGTCGAGCATGGGCCTGGGGGCCGCTGCGTTGGCCACGCTTGAACAAGCCGGCGTTCCGCTGGTCGCGCCGCTGGCGGTACCTGCCAGTGACGGCTACGGCGCCGCCCGAAACACCTTTTTTGTTTTTACCTCCGTGGCCGACCAGGCCAGGGTATTGGTCGATCATCTGGTGGCCGAGCTACCCGGCCTGGGCGGGGGCGCGGTGCTGCTGCACGACTCTGGTCCCGAGGGGCTGGCGGGCAAGCTGGGTGTAGAAAGCCAACTGTCCGGCTACGACCAGACGCTGTCGGCGAGTATCCAACTGGCAGCTGCGGGAGGCGTTGAGTCTGTCGTGGCGGAGCTCGTCGCGGCCGGAACAGCGGGCCAACGGCCCTCGGCTGTATTTTTCTTTGCCGATGGAGAGCGAGCGGCAGAGTTCCTGCGCCTGGCCGCTGCCGAAGACTGGCACCCGCTGCTGTTGGGACCCGCCGAAAGGCTGTCCCCCGGCCTGGCCGGCCTGCCCCCGGCTTTGCTCGCCGGACTGCGCCTGGTTTCGCCTGCCGGGGTGCCGGACCTAGACGCCGGCCGTAGCAGGGAGTTTCTCGCGGTGATGGAAAGAGAAGGAATTGCGGGGAGCTACCGCGCGTTTCAAATCTCGGCCTGGGCTGGAGGCTTGCTGCTGAGAGAAGGGTTGCGGAGATCTGGCCGTCGTCTTACCACACCTCGTTTCATGGCATCGCTCACCGGCCTGCGCGGGTTCGATACCGGCTTGCTGGCGCCGTTGTCATTTGACGAAAACAGCAGGGTGGGTGTGGCCGGCGCCACGGTGCTGCGGTTTTCAACGGCCGGCCCGGGCTTGTCGGTTGCCCGTAGATGGCGCGAACCCCTGGCGGCATCCGCCGTTGTAGAGCCTCAACTGTAA